A window from Podospora bellae-mahoneyi strain CBS 112042 chromosome 1 map unlocalized CBS112042p_1, whole genome shotgun sequence encodes these proteins:
- a CDS encoding uncharacterized protein (EggNog:ENOG503PWWN; COG:K) — translation MRMEQTSGRIQNNTNQLPGEHFGEGLPSDLQHRLDTGSHGWTYDGNSSNHLGYHDPNLHHSITNPTDLSSYQQPVADARIPSPTYVHLETSFDQSSSTLEGQWVSNSPISPSVPYGDIACTLSSTSSIQTSPMILSPANDHWTYQSFPINHTYGVSLSQPNSPIVSAPFDAPHSAREMPASYFAVCMMSDTTLPLDQGSHDRSLSSSTIPPELEPAPTQHRQHNGRPASLNLRKTTKASGKGQLPSPSTKTKATPQFEDSKTVSPASSSSIQPHKPTKSNGPSLRTATRRFRRTPEEAPPRPGELAEDQRARENHNQVEKEYRTRLHKGFEELLEALCALPGEERVIARHSKTAGGSVNEDYGNDDEHMAIIGALLDERTGLGLPANRNTGGKGKKKQRRMSKAEVLHYTCRVLKSMGDGNQKLKEEVERLRSEHDMRLKHTGSS, via the exons ATGAGAATGGAGCAAACTTCGGGGCGGATTCAGAATAATACAAACCAG CTCCCTGGGGAACATTTCGGGGAAGGGCTGCCATCAGACCTCCAACATCGATTAGATACGGGCAGTCATGGATGGACATATGACGGGAACTCGAGCAACCATCTCGGCTACCATGACCCCAACCTTCACCACAGCATCACTAATCCCACCGACCTCTCGTCATATCAGCAGCCCGTGGCAGATGCCAGAATTCCAAGTCCTACCTACGTGCACTTGGAAACTTCCTTCGACCAGAGCTCCTCGACTCTAGAAGGCCAGTGGGTTTCGAACAGCCCAATAAGCCCGTCAGTACCTTACGGCGACATTGCCTGCACCCTCAGCTCAACCAGCAGTATTCAAACTTCGCCGATGATTTTGAGCCCAGCCAACGATCATTGGACGTATCAGTCTTTCCCAATCAACCACACATATGGAGTCTCGTTGAGCCAGCCCAATTCACCCATAGTTTCGGCTCCCTTTGACGCACCACACTCTGCTCGGGAGATGCCGGCGTCATATTTTGCTGTGTGCATGATGTCCGATACCACATTACCTCTAGACCAAGGGTCGCATGACAGGTcgctttcttcttccacgATCCCACCCGAACTCGAACCAGCACCGACACAGCACCGACAGCATAATGGCAGACCTGCGAGTTTGAACCTGCGGAAGACAACAAAAGCCTCGGGTAAAGGACAGCtaccctcaccctcaacgaAAACAAAGGCGACTCCTCAATTCGAAGACTCCAAGACAGTCTCTCCAGCCAGCTCAAGTTCAATACAACCGCACAAGCCAACGAAGTCAAACGGTCCCAGCTTGCGCACTGCTACCCGCCGGTTTAGACGCACCCCTGAAGAAGCTCCACCACGACCAGGAGAGTTGGCTGAAGATCAACGTGCCAGGGAAAATCATAATCAGGTTGAGAAGGAGTACCGGACCAGGCTGCACAAAGGCTTCGAGGAGCTACTCGAAGCGCTGTGCGCTTTGCCGGGAGAGGAACGAGTGATAGCCCGCCACAGCAAAACGGCCGGCGGAAGTGTGAATGAAGACTATGGCAACGACGACGAACATATGGCCATCATTGGGGCCCTGCTGGACGAAAGGACTGGTCTTGGATTGCCCGCAAACAGGAACACAGGGGGcaaagggaagaagaaacagaGGAGAATGAGCAAGGCAGAGGTGCTTCACTACACCTGCCGTGTGCTCAAGTCAATGGGGGATGGTAATCAGAAACTGAAAGAAGAGGTGGAACGCTTGAGGTCGGAACATGACATGAGGTTGAAGCATACAGGGAGTAGCTGA
- a CDS encoding uncharacterized protein (EggNog:ENOG503PU99): protein MASSVMPALEITSPLDDEAPVTSQFSYQHHTMQPLEWHYVPADSNQGNSLIVAIWPTDTCFQGLQTMSLPNPMPTTSRPHRSRQLQESQLMTTALIHVPHCYLHVTSHTPASHHAPGLFERIGLPRSLVQGFLSTIALPSSTADVVGLNHHHHHDAAADFELVTSAVPHMDDQNDWVFSRCLLADFTGFGEEAAATLSRQGRLCCWISVVLDDRSGVWDLHFVVHKVGVCARDPNLSRTGACVRTVQ, encoded by the coding sequence ATGGCCAGTTCTGTCATGCCCGCTCTCGAGATCACATCCCCTCTGGACGACGAGGCTCCCGTCACCAGCCAGTTTTCCTACCAGCACCACACTATGCAACCCCTCGAGTGGCACTACGTGCCCGCCGACAGCAACCAAGGCAACAGCTTGATCGTCGCCATATGGCCCACCGACACCTGCTTTCAAGGCCTCCAAACCATGTCCCTACCCAACCCAATGCCCACCACGAGTCGCCCCCACCGCAGTCGGCAACTCCAAGAGTCGCAGCTCATGACTACAGCCCTTATCCACGTCCCGCACTGCTATCTCCAcgtcaccagccacaccccCGCCTCCCACCACGCCCCCGGCCTCTTCGAGCGAATCGGCCTGCCACGGTCTCTGGTCCAAGGattcctctccaccatcgccctcccctcctccacagccgACGTCGTCGgtctcaaccaccaccaccaccacgacgctGCCGCCGACTTTGAGCTCGTGACAAGCGCCGTCCCTCACATGGACGACCAAAACGACTGGGTCTTTTCTCGCTGCCTGCTGGCCGACTTTAccggctttggcgaggaggcggcggctaCGTTGTCCCGCCAAGGACGGTTGTGCTGTTGGATCAGTGTTGTCTTGGATGACCGCTCAGGGGTGTGGGACCTACACTTTGTGGTGCACAAGGTAGGGGTCTGCGCCCGGGACCCGAACTTGAGCAGGACAGGGGCTTGTGTTAGGACGGTGCAATGA
- a CDS encoding uncharacterized protein (EggNog:ENOG503P5UW) → MKIIIVNSAGLVGDAIAFQCLTSRDIQDVYILSPAAMPHEYSAKARHLAHQDFMSYEPELIEKLAGAQACIWALPPKPCVDERPRPSERRRSISDTWFNWDSLAGEVEALTVSDGRFVEVETEAGKRVQVDRCLGGAKAFLDQVIRHLPLASERPFRFALVNGAANSWDEEETEEAMELLSERLVNANIKISVFQPGMFVPARPETNVNPPVVEAIFASQLADAVIEDILDTKK, encoded by the exons ATGAAgatcatcatcgtcaactcGGCAGGCCTGGTGGGAGACGCCATTGCTTTCCAGTGCCTAACAAGCAGAGACATCCAGGATGTCTACATACTGTCCCCGGCAGCGATGCCACATGAGTATTCTGCCAAGGCCCGGCACCTGGCCCACCAGGACTTTATGTCGTACGAGCCGGAGCTGATCGAGAAGCTCGCGGGCGCTCAAGCCTGCATCTG GGCGTTGCCGCCGAAACCCTGTGTTGACGAGCGTCCGAGGCCCTCCGAAAGGCGTCGATCTATCAGCGACACCTGGTTCAACTGGGACTCTCTTgccggtgaggttgaagCCCTCACTGTTTCGGATGGCCGTTTCGTGGAGGTTGAAACCGAGGCCGGCAAGAGAGTTCAAGTTGACCGCTGCCTCGGAGGTGCCAAGGCGTTCCTCGACCAGGTGATCCGACACCTACCCCTGGCGAGCGAGCGGCCGTTCCGGTTTGCCTTGGTGAACGGGGCGGCCAACAGCTGggacgaggaagagaccGAAGAGGCCATGGAGCTGTTGTCCGAGCGGCTTGTG AACGCCAACATCAAAATTTCTGTTTTCCAGCCCGGCATGTTCGTTCCTGCTCGCCCAGAGACGAATGTCAACCCGCCTGTGGTCGAAGCCATCTTCGCCAGCCAGCTCGCGGATGCGGTGATCGAGGATATCCTCGACACCAAGAAATAA